Proteins co-encoded in one Megalops cyprinoides isolate fMegCyp1 chromosome 1, fMegCyp1.pri, whole genome shotgun sequence genomic window:
- the kif19 gene encoding kinesin-like protein KIF19, with translation MKDTGESKDHQLTVALRIRPLSDAELEESATIVAHRVDDQMVVLMDPMEDPDDILRANRSREKTYMFDVAFDYSATQEEVYRATTKGLIEGLISGYNATVFAYGPTGCGKTYTMLGTDREPGIYVRTLNDLFHAIEETSDNMQYSVSMSYLEIYNEMIRDLLNPSSGFLDLREDSKGEIQVAGITEVSTINAREIMELLVKGNKQRTQEPTAANQTSSRSHAVLQVAVRQQSRCRDVLQEVRFARLFMIDLAGSERASQTQNRGQRLKEGAHINRSLLALGNCINALSEKNGNKYVNYRDSKLTRLLKDSLGGNSRTVMIAHISPASSAFEESRNTLTYADRAKSIRTRVKRNLLNVSYHIAQYTSIISDLRSEIQRLKNKIAEQASRQLNADRADIRHVQAEVQAHSSLQGRAEMDQLREQLIDAFRQQMEVRRSLMELENSNMEIQIDTSKHLLTITDWEQERSRRARKWRAERRRESLSKEESEKDSDSPDSPPDIPEPQEVAMARENLVALMAEQKKIRKQKVALDRRFREQRERARRLEELLPRRVSSEEQREVLGLLCKVHELEIENAEMQSHALLKDNVIRHKNFVVQRFEQHRHLCDQIIQQQRQFINDHRLLVPPHLQELYDLYTRELDERSLDRAVALDRVTVRTLREGSLPKIALSGGGGESLQDVDSDQESVRMLALDTARGRAKARRHTLPPILPEPEGDSNRVFKSSSHTRQMKHSVVMTPPPIHVNGPGHQELRPQPQESMLSYSHLSHSVSSQLDSSPESSENGADAPLSRQERQQILRGVKNIAVKAARRRSRVLEADALRLPPPASPLDSKKQKSSLSLSEAPPRGAGTQRERLASPELRHATSDDNLSSSTGDGPTLRDGPVLQGTWTRPRHRQPAPRNPAPREPDFEARRRKRRSRSFEVTGQALSQSKAAAQRFRPLDSTSDPHLHINGQPPAPLLRPQARGVPPLTKIRLPQHGHPTGPTAVTSDPSSSPGLPLGGTHRRGPHLRPPQPLLYVTTSGTGAQRTRKH, from the exons GTCGCCCTGCGCATCCGGCCCCTCAGTGATGCAGAGCTGGAGGAGTCTGCAACCATCGTGGCACACAGAGTGGACGACCAG aTGGTTGTCCTCATGGACCCGATGGAGGACCCAGACGACATTCTGCGGGCGAACCGGTCGCGGGAGAAGACCTACATGTTCGACGTGGCGTTCGACTACTCTGCCACCCAG GAGGAGGTGTACCGGGCCACCACCAAGGGTCTGATTGAAGGGCTCATCTCTGGGTACAACGCCACTGTTTTTGCCTACGGACCCACAG gcTGTGGGAAGACCTACACCATGCTGGGGACAGACCGAGAGCCGGGGATCTACGTGCGAACGCTGAACGACCTGTTTCATGCCATCGAAGAGACCAGTGACAACATGCAATACAGCGTCTCAATGTCCTACCTCGAG ATCTATAACGAGATGATCCGAGACCTGCTGAACCCCTCCTCCGGCTTCCTGGACCTGCGCGAGGATTCCAAGGGCGAGATTCAAGTGGCGGGCATCACTGAAGTGTCCACCATCAACGCCCGAGAG ATCATGGAGCTGCTGGTGAAGGGCAATAAGCAGAGGACGCAGGAGCCGACGGCGGCCAATCAGACGTCTTCGCGGTCGCACGCCGTGCTGCAGGTGGCTGTGAGGCAGCAAAGCCGCTGCCGGGACGTCCTGCAGGAGGTGCGATTCGCCCGGCTCTTCATGATCGACCTGGCGGGATCGGAGCGCGCCtcacag acgcagaacagaggtcaaaggttaaaggAAGGCGCGCACATCAACCGCTCCCTCCTGGCTCTGGGAAACTGCATCAACGCCCTGAGCGAGAAGAACGGCAACAAATACGTCAACTACAGGGACAGCAAGCTGACCCGTCTGCTCAAG GACTCTCTGGGCGGGAACAGCCGCACGGTCATGATCGCTCACATTAGCCCCGCCTCTTCGGCCTTCGAGGAGTCGCGGAACACGCTGACATACGCCGACCGCGCCAAGAGCATCCGCACACGG GTGAAGAGGAACCTGCTGAACGTGTCTTACCACATCGCGCAGTACACCAGCATCATCTCCGACCTGCGCAGCGAGATCCAGCGGCTCAAGAACAAGATCGCCGAGCAGGCGAGCCGGCAGCTCAACGCCGACCGGGCTGATATTCGGCACGTGCAGG cGGAGGTCCAGGCCCACTCCTCCCTGCAGGGCCGGGCGGAGATGGACCAGCTCAGGGAGCAGCTGATCGATGCCTTCCGCCAGCAGATGGAGGTCCGCAGGAGCCTGATGGAGCTGGAGAACTCCAACATGGAAATCCAGATCGACACGTCCAAGCACCTGCTCACCATCACCga CTGGGAGCAGGAGCGCAGTCGCAGGGCGCGGAAGTGGCGGGCGGAGAGGCGCAGGGAGAGCCTCAGCAAGGAGGAGAGCGAGAAGGACTCTGACTCGCCCGACTCCCCGCCCGACATCCCAGAGCCGCAGGAGGTCGCCATGGCGAGGGAGAACCTGGTTGCCCTCATGGCCGAGCAGAAGAAAATCCGCAAACAGAAG GTGGCGCTGGACCGGCGCTTCCGGGAGCAGCGGGAGCGGGCACGgcggctggaggagctgctgcctCGCAGGGTGAGCTCGGAGGAGCAGCGGGAGGTGTTGGGGCTCCTCTGCAAGGTGCACGAGCTGGAGATCGAGAACGCCGAGATGCAGTCCCACGCCCTACTCAAGGACAACGTCATCCGCCACAAGAACTTCGTGGTGCAGAGATTCGAGCAGCACAGACACCTCTGCGACCAGATCAtccagcagcagcggcagtTCATTAACg atcACAGACTCCTGGTGCCCCCCCACCTGCAGGAgctgtatgacctgtacaccCGGGAGCTGGACGAGAGGAGTCTGGACCGGGCGGTGGCCCTGGACCGGGTCACTGTCCGCACCCTTAGG GAGGGCTCTCTGCCGAAGATCGCCCTgtcgggtgggggtggggagagtcTGCAGGATGTGGACTCTGACCAGGAGAGCGTCCGCATGCTGGCCTTGGACACGGCACGGGGCCGGGCCAAGGCGCGGAGACACACCCTCCCGCCCATCCTCCCAGAGCCCGAGGG cGACAGTAACCGGGTGTTTAAGAGCAGCAGCCACACCCGGCAGATGAAACACTCGGTGGTGATGACTCCGCCCCCGATTCACGTCAACGGCCCAGGGCACCAAGAG CTCCGCCCCCAGCCCCAGGAGAGCATGCTCAGCTACAGCCACCTGAGCCACAGCGTCAGCAGCCAGCTGGACTCCTCCCCCGAGAGCAGCGAGAACGGGGCCGACGCCCCACTCTCACGCCAAG agcggCAGCAGATCCTCAGAGGGGTGAAGAACATCGCGGTGAAGGCGGCCCGCAGACGCTCCCGGGTCCTGGAGGCCGATGCCCTGCGGTTGCCCCCTCCAGCGTCCCCGCTCGACTCCAAAAAGCAGAAGAGCAGCCTGTCTCTGAGCGAGGCGCCCCCTAGGGGCGCGGGGACGCAGCGGGAGCGACTGGCCAGCCCCGAGCTGCGGCATGCCACCTCCGACGACAACCTGTCCAGCAGCACCGGTGACGGCCCCACCCTGCGGGACGGCCCCGTCCTGCAGGGCACCTGGACCCGCCCCCGTCACCGCCAGCCCGCCCCCAGAAACCCCGCCCCCCGGGAGCCCGACTTCGAGGCCCGACGCCGCAAGAGGAGGTCCCGCTCCTTTGAGGTCACGGGGCAAGCG ctctctcagTCGAAGGCTGCAGCCCAGCGATTCCGTCCCCTGGACAGCACTTCTGACCCCCACCTCCACATCAACGGGCAGCCTCCCGCACCCCTGCTGCGCC